The Brassica oleracea var. oleracea cultivar TO1000 chromosome C6, BOL, whole genome shotgun sequence genomic interval GGTTGAATTTAACCTGCCCAGATCGATTTTTCTTACTAAAAGTGGACCCTTTGATCTTTGTTTATGTTTGTTTAAGGTTAAAGGTTGTTTCTTTATTGATTTGCTAGGATGGAGAATGAGCCTGATGACTTAGCTAGCGATAATGTGGCGGAGATTGATGTCAGTGACGAAGAGATTGATGCCGAAGACCTTGAGAGACGGATGTGGAAGGATCGCGTCAGGCTCAAAAGAATCAAAGAACGAACTAAAATCGATTCTTCTCAAACGAAGGAGACGCCTAAGAAAGTCTCTGAACAAGCGCAGAGGAAGAAAATGTCTAGAGCGCAAGACGGTATACTCAAGTACATGTTGAAGCTCATGGAAGTCTGCAAAGTCCGCGGCTTCGTCTACGGTATCATACCCGAGAAGGGGAAGCCTGTGAGCGGCTCCTCTGACAATATAAGAGCTTGGTGGAAAGAGAAGGTCAAGTTTGATAAGAACGGTCCTGCCGCGATTGCTAAGTATGAAGAGGAGTGTTTAGCCTTTGGGAAGTCAGATGGAGATAGAAACTCTCAGTTTGTTCTGCAAGATTTGCAAGATGCTACTTTAGGGTCTTTGTTGTCTTCTTTGATGCAGCATTGTAATCCTCCGCAGAGGAAGTATCCGTTGGAGAAAGGGACTCCTCCGCCTTGGTGGCCTAGTGGGGATGAAGAGTGGTGGGTGAAGCTTGGACTGGGTAAAGGCCAGAGTCCTCCTTATAAGAAGCCGCACGATCTCAAGAAGATGTGGAAAGTTGGGGTTTTGACGGCTGTGATCAATCATATGTCGCCTGATATTGCGAAGATCAAGAGGCATGTTCGCCAGTCTAAGTGTTTGCAGGACAAGATGACCGCTAAAGAGAGTGCGATTTGGTTGGCGGTTTTGAACCAGGAGGAGTCTCTTATCCCGCAGCCTAGTAGTGATAATGGAGCTTCTAATGTGACCGAGACACACCGGAGAGGTAATAA includes:
- the LOC106296485 gene encoding ETHYLENE INSENSITIVE 3-like 3 protein, whose translation is MGGGDLPISVTDIRMENEPDDLASDNVAEIDVSDEEIDAEDLERRMWKDRVRLKRIKERTKIDSSQTKETPKKVSEQAQRKKMSRAQDGILKYMLKLMEVCKVRGFVYGIIPEKGKPVSGSSDNIRAWWKEKVKFDKNGPAAIAKYEEECLAFGKSDGDRNSQFVLQDLQDATLGSLLSSLMQHCNPPQRKYPLEKGTPPPWWPSGDEEWWVKLGLGKGQSPPYKKPHDLKKMWKVGVLTAVINHMSPDIAKIKRHVRQSKCLQDKMTAKESAIWLAVLNQEESLIPQPSSDNGASNVTETHRRGNNAERRRKTVINGDSDYDVDVTEEASGSVSSKDNRRKQTQKEQPAATSQTVRDQDKSEKHRRRKKPRRTVNGEEEEQPEAEQRNVLPDMNHVDTPLLEYNINGTNHQEEGVLEPNIALEPEENSLELVIPEFNNNYTYLPPVNGQAMIPVEERPMLYGTNTNQELQFGSGYNFYNPSAVFVHNQEEDLIHTQIEMNPQAPPHNGGFEATGGVLQPHNLLGNEDSVTGRDLPPQFQSDQDKLLDSNILSPFSDLAFDSNTFYSGFDSYGVDDHLSWFGA